The Agrobacterium vitis genome has a segment encoding these proteins:
- a CDS encoding phosphoethanolamine transferase → MNYRAGKASLFRSRPQIGSVTLCIVTTAYLLAVTNTTFWIKAHGYLADTSPLAFGLFALGISAMCLAILTLFSAKYLVKPVLIFLVITASLSSWFTDQFGTIIDREMIRNAAVSTGAETAHLLTPRFMMHVVLTGVLPSLLIVWLRVRHRPFLSKLAHNTGIIIACVAVFAAAAFSDYRTFAGVGRAHNDILDRLNPFLPIANAARYTIDANRDRNIVAQPIGTDAHRINTAAIAKPRVTVIVAGETARAANFSLGGYQRDTNPQLKARGVTYFSNTTSCGTATAVSIPCMFSDLTRASYSHRKAAERQNLLDVLGYAKVAVTWLDNDTGHYNVADRVPYTFLPPSADPRFCKDGECLDGILTDKLNGWLDGIKGDSVLVLHQLGSHGPAYYARYPEEFRKFQPDCRANDFGKCSPQEIRNAYDNTILYTDHIVAQVIDALKQRSATLAGAVVYLSDHGESLGENGIYLHGMPYMVAPTEQTHVPLLFWLADDLVQDGGYDRACLAKTTAEPRSHDNLFHSVLGLMDVATKVYNPALDVFSGCRRAPGTVAAAEPVR, encoded by the coding sequence TTGAATTATCGTGCCGGAAAAGCCAGCCTCTTCAGGTCCAGACCGCAGATCGGCAGTGTTACGCTGTGCATCGTGACCACGGCCTACCTGCTGGCGGTCACCAACACCACGTTCTGGATCAAGGCGCATGGCTATCTGGCCGATACCTCACCATTGGCCTTCGGCCTGTTTGCGCTCGGCATTTCCGCCATGTGCCTGGCGATCCTCACGCTGTTCTCAGCAAAATACCTGGTAAAACCGGTGCTGATCTTCCTGGTGATCACCGCCTCGCTATCGTCATGGTTTACCGACCAGTTCGGCACGATCATCGACCGGGAAATGATCCGCAATGCCGCGGTTTCGACCGGAGCGGAGACGGCCCATCTGCTGACGCCCCGTTTTATGATGCATGTGGTTCTAACCGGTGTTTTGCCCTCGTTGCTGATTGTCTGGCTGCGGGTTCGCCACCGGCCTTTCCTCAGCAAGCTTGCCCATAATACTGGCATCATCATCGCCTGTGTCGCGGTGTTTGCCGCCGCCGCCTTCAGCGATTACCGAACCTTTGCAGGCGTCGGGCGCGCCCATAATGATATTCTCGACCGGCTGAATCCGTTCCTGCCGATTGCCAATGCCGCGCGCTATACGATCGACGCCAACCGGGATCGGAATATCGTCGCCCAACCGATTGGCACCGATGCCCACCGGATCAATACCGCCGCCATCGCAAAGCCGCGCGTCACGGTGATTGTCGCCGGGGAAACCGCACGGGCGGCAAATTTCTCGCTGGGCGGCTATCAGCGCGACACCAATCCGCAACTGAAAGCCCGGGGCGTGACCTATTTCAGCAACACGACCAGCTGCGGCACGGCAACTGCCGTCTCCATCCCCTGCATGTTTTCCGACCTCACACGGGCAAGCTATAGCCACCGCAAGGCTGCCGAACGGCAAAACCTGCTGGATGTGCTGGGCTATGCCAAGGTGGCCGTCACCTGGCTGGACAATGACACCGGCCATTACAATGTCGCCGACCGGGTGCCGTATACGTTCCTGCCGCCGTCAGCCGATCCGCGCTTTTGCAAGGATGGCGAGTGTCTGGATGGGATCCTGACCGACAAGCTGAACGGCTGGCTGGACGGCATCAAGGGCGACAGCGTGCTGGTGCTGCATCAGCTTGGCAGCCATGGGCCAGCCTATTATGCCCGCTATCCGGAGGAATTTCGCAAGTTCCAGCCGGATTGCCGCGCCAATGATTTCGGCAAATGCAGCCCGCAGGAAATCCGCAACGCCTATGACAACACCATTCTCTATACAGACCATATCGTTGCGCAGGTGATCGACGCGCTGAAACAGCGGTCCGCCACACTGGCTGGCGCCGTGGTCTATCTGTCCGACCATGGTGAATCGCTCGGCGAGAACGGCATCTACCTGCATGGCATGCCCTATATGGTGGCGCCAACCGAACAGACCCATGTGCCTCTGCTGTTTTGGCTGGCCGATGATCTCGTCCAGGATGGCGGCTATGACCGGGCCTGTCTGGCAAAGACCACAGCCGAACCGCGCTCCCACGACAATCTGTTTCATAGCGTGCTTGGCCTGATGGATGTGGCGACCAAAGTCTACAATCCCGCCCTCGACGTGTTTTCCGGCTGTCGCCGTGCGCCGGGAACAGTG
- a CDS encoding GNAT family N-acetyltransferase, with protein sequence MEPALTLSPPLTLAPLARNDSARVLHLALPPEQQIFAGPIENVIDDGDQTVDFHIGNVSDGPVCFFKIDRDYNTRLTGFDLAEQGFQPGDLGLRALIVGSQFQGKGYGTAAMAALPTYLARHYPARHCFLTVNLRNPAAISLYTKSGWQDTGQTYLGGKAGPQILMRLEL encoded by the coding sequence ATGGAACCCGCACTGACCCTGTCACCTCCCCTGACTCTGGCGCCGCTGGCGCGAAACGACAGCGCCCGCGTGCTGCATCTGGCTTTGCCACCGGAGCAGCAGATATTTGCCGGGCCTATCGAAAACGTTATCGACGACGGCGATCAAACGGTGGATTTTCACATCGGCAATGTCAGTGATGGCCCTGTCTGCTTCTTCAAGATCGACAGGGACTATAATACCCGGCTCACCGGTTTTGACTTGGCGGAGCAGGGTTTCCAGCCCGGCGATCTCGGCCTGCGGGCGCTGATCGTTGGCAGCCAATTTCAGGGAAAAGGCTATGGCACGGCAGCCATGGCCGCCCTGCCCACCTATCTCGCCCGCCATTATCCGGCCAGACACTGTTTCCTCACCGTCAACCTGCGCAATCCGGCGGCGATCAGCCTTTACACAAAAAGCGGCTGGCAGGATACCGGCCAAACCTATCTGGGCGGCAAGGCCGGACCGCAGATCCTGATGCGGCTGGAGCTCTGA